A window from Primulina huaijiensis isolate GDHJ02 chromosome 11, ASM1229523v2, whole genome shotgun sequence encodes these proteins:
- the LOC140988286 gene encoding uncharacterized protein, which yields MLKETEWTMSKIDRKFFQKRARDYNSDEDGEYDDLGVEEENEVSEDEEGGIQPGVTKFTEGIKAFKLAFKKIIAKKSGEDSNVLGPVLSAHKKLLGEKLAEEAERKVKGEARKEKRLQGEKGHVKPTNYLDAHEKFLLGVATKGVVKLFNAVNKAQNAQKGLNPSRTKDEKIMTKRRKEAFFSELGKTSSQSAQAAAKVGTPSGSMDEEAPSWAPLRDDYMLTHPRLKDWDKMQDTNVAGDFGRQSATDSSDDD from the exons ATGTTGAAAGAAACTGAATGGACTATGAGCAAAATAGACAGAAAGTTCTTTCAGAAAAGGGCTAGAGATTATAATTCGGACGAAGATGGTGAATACGATGACTTAGGGGTCGAGGAGGAGAATGAAGTTTCAGAAGACGAAGAGGGCGGAATCCAGCCTGGTGTAACAAAATTTACAGAGGGAATTAAAGCTTTTAAGCTGgcatttaagaaaattattgCTAAGAAGAGCGGTGAGGATTCGAATGTGTTG GGTCCTGTATTATCTGCTCATAAGAAGCTTTTAGGTGAAAAACTTGCTGAAGAAGCGGAAAGGAAAGTAAAGGGGGAGGCAAGGAAAGAGAAGCGTTTG CAAGGTGAGAAGGGACATGTGAAGCCTACTAATTATTTGGATGCCCATGAAAAGTTTCTATTGGGAGTGGCTACTAAAGGAG TGGTCAAGTTGTTCAATGCT GTAAACAAGGCACAAAATGCTCAGAAAGGCTTAAATCCCTCGAGAACAAAAGATGAGAAAA TAATGACGAAGCGGAGGAAAGAAGCCTTCTTTTCGGAGTTGGGCAAGACATCATCACAATCTGCCCAGGCTGCTGCTAAG GTTGGTACACCCAGTGGTTCTATGGATGAAGAAGCTCCATCTTGGGCCCCTCTGCGTGATGATTACATGCTAACACACCCCAGGTTGAAAGATTGGGATAAGATGCAG